The Cylindrospermopsis curvispora GIHE-G1 genome contains a region encoding:
- the panD gene encoding aspartate 1-decarboxylase yields MQRTLLLAKVHNCTLTGANVNYVGSISVDLVLLHEAGILPYEQVQVVNKNNGKRFITYAIAAPANSGIIELNGAAARLGVTGDRLIIMTYGQFTEEELKEYCPRVVIVNEKNQILEVRNYDDQYIRGSGVIGVV; encoded by the coding sequence ATGCAGCGTACTCTACTTTTGGCTAAAGTTCACAACTGTACCCTAACTGGTGCAAATGTTAATTATGTGGGTAGTATCAGTGTTGACCTAGTTCTTTTACATGAGGCTGGTATTCTACCATACGAGCAGGTACAAGTGGTGAATAAGAACAATGGCAAGCGGTTCATTACTTATGCGATCGCAGCACCAGCTAACTCGGGGATCATTGAGTTGAACGGAGCAGCAGCTAGATTGGGCGTAACGGGCGATCGCCTGATTATCATGACCTATGGGCAATTTACTGAGGAAGAATTAAAGGAGTATTGTCCTAGGGTGGTAATTGTCAACGAGAAGAATCAAATCCTAGAGGTGAGAAATTATGATGATCAGTACATTAGGGGATCTGGAGTAATTGGTGTAGTTTAG
- a CDS encoding anthranilate phosphoribosyltransferase family protein: MSHIFREFIRKIGSGNHTSENLSRQEAYTAMKMMLLSEPTPVQIGAFLIAHRIKRPTGEELAGMLDAYDELGPKLNLTNYHENPIVFGIPYDGRVRTAPVNIITALLLTAAGKPVIMHGGDRYPTKYGLPLIEIWQNLGINWAKVCLETTQKIFNITGIGFIHTPSHFSLTKSLWEYREQLGKRPPLATMELIWCPYVGNAHIIAGFVHPPTEGMLQTALEMRGVKQYTFIKGLEGSTDLPKDRTAIIGTSASQELQRLNLASRDYEFSNKNVPLHSPEQLMTDIKSIIGGESNELMETAIWNGGFYLWHSGISPHMSAGIDKARELLHSGLVAAKLHQLLQIP; the protein is encoded by the coding sequence ATGTCCCATATATTTAGAGAATTTATCCGCAAAATTGGTAGCGGAAACCACACCTCAGAAAATCTCAGTCGTCAAGAAGCTTATACAGCTATGAAGATGATGTTATTATCTGAACCCACACCTGTACAAATAGGCGCATTTTTAATTGCCCATCGGATTAAACGTCCCACAGGTGAAGAACTAGCAGGTATGCTAGATGCTTATGATGAACTAGGTCCTAAATTGAACCTAACTAACTATCATGAAAATCCCATAGTTTTTGGTATACCCTATGATGGTAGAGTCCGCACAGCTCCAGTTAATATCATTACTGCTTTATTGTTGACAGCAGCGGGTAAACCTGTAATCATGCACGGAGGCGATCGCTATCCCACCAAGTATGGTTTACCCCTAATAGAAATTTGGCAAAACTTAGGAATTAATTGGGCTAAGGTATGCTTAGAAACCACTCAAAAAATATTTAACATAACCGGTATTGGTTTTATACATACACCCAGTCATTTTAGCTTAACTAAAAGTCTTTGGGAATATAGGGAACAACTGGGGAAACGTCCACCACTAGCAACAATGGAATTAATTTGGTGTCCTTATGTAGGTAATGCCCATATTATTGCTGGCTTTGTCCATCCTCCCACAGAGGGGATGTTGCAAACAGCTTTAGAGATGAGAGGAGTGAAACAATATACCTTTATCAAAGGGTTGGAAGGTAGTACGGATTTACCAAAGGATCGGACTGCGATTATTGGCACATCAGCTTCCCAGGAATTACAAAGACTGAATTTGGCATCCCGGGACTATGAATTCAGCAATAAGAATGTACCCTTACATAGTCCAGAGCAGCTCATGACAGACATCAAATCTATTATTGGAGGAGAAAGCAATGAGTTGATGGAGACAGCTATTTGGAACGGAGGTTTTTACTTATGGCACAGTGGTATTAGTCCACACATGTCAGCAGGAATAGATAAAGCTAGAGAACTACTCCATAGCGGTCTAGTAGCTGCTAAACTACACCAATTACTCCAGATCCCCTAA
- a CDS encoding LysR family transcriptional regulator, which translates to MRLEQLQAFLAIAQTGSFQQAAKKCGVTQSTISRQIQGLEADLGVELFHRNTHAKLTLGGERLLPRVRKICQEWEFATQELTDLISGKQPELCVAAIHSICSSYLPEVLQMFCHNYPQVQLRVTSLGSDRSLKVLKDGLVDLAIVMYNKFLITGKEMVVKNLYEEPIEVLVGINHPLAEFRSIPWSELVKYPQVVFKDGYGMQRLIQEKFDQLGAVLKAALEVNTLDAFRGVVRQGKLIALLPHSALIEAKFDPSLVVRSLNNNEDKDHELGGDSSFTRRVVMVTTQDRLKIPPIEHFWQLVADHIPPKQSLS; encoded by the coding sequence ATGCGTTTAGAGCAGTTGCAAGCCTTTTTAGCGATCGCCCAAACAGGTAGTTTCCAACAAGCTGCCAAAAAATGTGGGGTCACCCAATCTACGATCAGTAGGCAAATTCAGGGTTTAGAGGCAGATTTAGGTGTAGAGTTGTTTCATAGAAACACTCATGCTAAGTTAACATTAGGTGGTGAAAGATTACTACCGCGTGTGAGAAAAATTTGCCAAGAATGGGAATTTGCAACCCAGGAACTAACGGATTTAATCAGCGGAAAACAACCAGAATTATGTGTTGCAGCAATCCACTCTATTTGTAGTTCCTATTTACCGGAAGTGTTACAAATGTTTTGTCACAACTATCCTCAAGTACAATTAAGAGTCACCTCATTAGGTAGCGATCGCTCTTTAAAAGTATTGAAAGATGGTCTAGTAGATTTGGCAATTGTGATGTACAACAAGTTTCTAATTACTGGTAAGGAAATGGTGGTAAAAAACCTATATGAAGAGCCAATAGAAGTATTAGTAGGAATCAATCATCCTTTAGCGGAATTTAGATCCATACCGTGGAGTGAACTAGTTAAATATCCCCAGGTGGTATTTAAGGATGGTTATGGAATGCAGCGACTAATTCAAGAGAAGTTTGATCAGCTAGGAGCAGTATTAAAAGCAGCATTAGAAGTGAATACTTTAGATGCTTTTCGGGGTGTGGTGAGACAGGGGAAACTGATAGCTTTATTACCTCATTCAGCGCTAATTGAAGCCAAGTTTGATCCTAGTCTAGTAGTACGTTCTCTCAACAATAATGAGGATAAAGATCATGAATTAGGAGGGGATTCTAGTTTCACTCGTCGGGTGGTGATGGTAACTACCCAGGATCGGTTAAAAATACCCCCCATAGAACACTTTTGGCAATTAGTAGCTGACCATATCCCTCCAAAGCAGTCTTTGTCTTGA
- a CDS encoding ureidoglycolate lyase yields MNTAVKLQELMAQFITPESFQPYGQVIFPCKDDKIFDYTDAQLSLENGITRFYIMRLKKQGTRFHKITRHVECTQCLGSLEGKDWFMAVCPPENNNREPILDKLVVFHIPGNCFIKLEVGTWHAGPYFYHDFVDFYNLELSDTNLVDHFTHDFLKTNGLTFQIVL; encoded by the coding sequence GTGAACACAGCTGTAAAATTGCAGGAGTTAATGGCACAATTTATCACTCCAGAAAGTTTCCAACCTTATGGACAGGTGATCTTTCCTTGTAAAGACGATAAAATTTTTGACTATACAGATGCTCAACTAAGTTTAGAGAATGGTATTACACGCTTCTATATTATGCGCTTAAAAAAACAAGGAACACGATTTCATAAGATAACTCGTCATGTTGAATGTACTCAGTGTCTAGGTTCTCTGGAAGGGAAGGATTGGTTTATGGCAGTTTGTCCACCAGAGAATAATAATAGGGAACCCATTTTAGATAAGTTAGTGGTCTTTCACATTCCCGGTAACTGTTTTATCAAACTAGAAGTAGGAACTTGGCACGCAGGTCCCTATTTCTATCATGATTTTGTTGATTTTTATAATTTAGAACTTAGTGATACGAATCTTGTTGATCATTTCACCCATGATTTTTTAAAAACTAATGGATTAACCTTTCAGATTGTACTGTAG
- a CDS encoding ABC transporter ATP-binding protein codes for MIIYPFQKKSDKKPRKPDYRQNQNDWRLFLRLVPYGRNSKYLLALSLLLLVPIAIANSIQPLLIGQAISLIRQEPGTYKFLTSRSLWEGLGIIQALLLATMVVRLSLVGVQSYLVQKVGQRITAAIRQDLFSHVTSLSLRFFESTPVGKLVTRLVSDVESLGDVFATGAIGIISDIFSMLVITILMFTIQWQLACLLILILVPISWLIIYFQKEYRQANYKSREELSKINSQLQENIAGINVVQLFRRQKLNAELFRATNTKYVEQVDTTIWYDSAVSATLEWVSLIAIAGVLWVGGYLLLGRSITFGILSAFILYAQQLFDPLRNFAEKFTIIQGGFTAIERVSNILDEPIEIKDRVSPKFSLLDNQGNYIGETIKNLEEQNFITPSALGEIRFENVWFAYKDDDYVLKNLDFVIHPGEKIALVGPTGAGKSSIIRLLCRLYEPTKGRILIDGIDIQEIPQIELRRYMAVILQEVFLFAGDVKSNISLGDNYTSEEIESAAEKTNVASFIQELPQGYNTELRERGTNISGGQKQLLAFARAAIRNPQILILDEATANLDVGTEALIQQALNQLLTARTAIIIAHRLSTIRNVDRIFVLKRGELIEQGSHQELINQGGLYATLHNLQMLGS; via the coding sequence ATGATCATCTACCCATTTCAGAAAAAATCCGACAAAAAGCCCCGCAAACCAGACTACCGCCAAAATCAAAATGACTGGCGGTTATTTTTGCGTTTAGTTCCCTATGGTCGTAACAGTAAATATCTACTTGCATTATCGCTACTTTTGCTTGTACCGATTGCGATCGCCAATTCCATACAACCATTACTAATTGGACAAGCAATATCATTAATTCGTCAAGAACCGGGGACTTACAAATTTCTGACCAGTCGCAGTTTATGGGAAGGACTAGGAATCATACAAGCACTACTACTAGCAACAATGGTAGTGAGACTATCCTTGGTAGGGGTTCAGAGTTATTTAGTCCAAAAAGTGGGGCAGAGAATTACTGCTGCAATTCGTCAAGACTTATTTAGTCATGTAACATCTCTATCCTTGAGGTTTTTTGAATCTACCCCGGTAGGAAAATTGGTTACTAGATTGGTTAGTGACGTAGAAAGTTTAGGAGATGTATTTGCCACAGGTGCTATTGGTATTATTTCTGATATATTTTCGATGTTAGTGATTACCATTTTAATGTTCACAATTCAGTGGCAACTTGCCTGTTTACTAATATTGATTTTAGTGCCAATTTCCTGGTTAATTATCTACTTTCAGAAAGAATATCGTCAAGCAAATTATAAATCGAGAGAGGAGCTATCAAAGATAAATTCTCAACTGCAAGAAAATATTGCTGGTATTAACGTAGTGCAGTTATTCCGACGACAGAAATTAAATGCGGAATTATTTCGTGCCACCAACACAAAATATGTTGAACAAGTTGACACTACCATCTGGTATGATTCAGCGGTTTCCGCCACATTAGAATGGGTTAGCTTAATTGCTATAGCGGGTGTTTTATGGGTTGGAGGTTATTTATTATTGGGGCGAAGCATAACCTTTGGTATTTTATCAGCATTTATACTGTATGCTCAACAGCTATTTGACCCCTTACGAAACTTTGCTGAGAAATTCACAATTATTCAGGGTGGATTTACTGCCATTGAAAGAGTCAGCAACATTTTAGATGAACCCATAGAAATTAAAGACCGGGTCAGTCCTAAATTTTCACTATTAGACAATCAGGGTAACTATATAGGTGAGACCATTAAGAACTTAGAAGAACAGAACTTTATCACCCCTTCAGCATTAGGAGAAATTCGCTTTGAGAACGTGTGGTTTGCGTACAAAGATGATGATTATGTACTCAAAAATTTAGATTTTGTCATTCACCCTGGAGAGAAAATAGCCTTAGTGGGTCCTACTGGAGCGGGTAAAAGTTCAATCATTCGTCTTTTGTGTAGACTTTATGAACCCACAAAAGGACGTATTCTAATTGATGGTATAGATATTCAGGAGATACCACAAATTGAGCTAAGACGTTACATGGCAGTAATTTTGCAGGAAGTCTTTTTGTTTGCTGGTGACGTAAAAAGTAATATTAGTTTAGGAGATAACTACACATCAGAAGAGATTGAGAGCGCTGCAGAAAAAACCAATGTTGCCAGTTTCATTCAAGAGTTACCTCAAGGTTATAATACGGAATTAAGAGAGAGAGGCACAAATATTTCAGGGGGACAAAAACAACTATTAGCATTTGCGAGAGCAGCCATTCGTAATCCACAAATTTTGATTTTAGATGAAGCAACTGCCAACTTAGATGTGGGAACTGAAGCACTAATTCAACAAGCGTTAAATCAGTTGTTAACTGCAAGGACAGCTATAATAATTGCCCACCGGTTGTCAACTATTAGAAATGTGGATAGAATTTTTGTTTTAAAAAGAGGTGAATTAATTGAACAGGGAAGTCATCAGGAACTAATCAATCAAGGGGGACTTTATGCAACTTTACATAATTTACAAATGTTAGGCAGTTAA
- the gor gene encoding glutathione-disulfide reductase — protein sequence MNYDFDLFVIGAGSGGIATARRAAEYGARVGIAEFDRLGGTCVNRGCVPKKLMVYASHFPGLFSDAVGYGWGRVTSSLDWEKMINAVNNEVTRLNGIYQRMLDNSQVEVIRGYAKLVDTHTITVGERQITANKILIAVGGYPTRPNTPGIEHAIVSDDMFHLKTQPQKMVILGGGYIGSEFACIMNGLGTEVTQIIRGDMILRGFDHDLRNEIQQGMSNHGINIINHAQIIAIEKQGETFQVKFRQDGQQEDTVIVDAVSLAALGRKPKTENLGLENTKIQLDQGAIVVDEYSRTEEENIYAVGDCTNKINLTPVAINEGRAFADTVFGGKSRTMSYENVPTAIFTTPEAATVGLTEEQAREKYGDAVKVYRSRFRPMYYTLPGKEEKTLIKLVVEQTSDLVLGAHMVGNNAAEIIQGIAIAIKMGATKANFDATVGIHPSSAEEFVTMR from the coding sequence ATGAATTACGATTTTGACTTATTTGTAATTGGTGCAGGTTCTGGTGGTATTGCTACAGCTAGAAGAGCAGCAGAATATGGAGCAAGGGTAGGAATTGCTGAGTTTGATAGATTAGGTGGAACCTGTGTAAATCGTGGTTGTGTGCCCAAGAAGCTGATGGTTTATGCTTCCCATTTTCCGGGATTGTTTTCTGATGCTGTGGGGTATGGGTGGGGTAGGGTTACCAGTTCCCTAGATTGGGAAAAGATGATTAACGCAGTCAATAACGAGGTAACCCGTTTGAATGGGATTTATCAGAGAATGTTAGATAATTCCCAAGTGGAGGTTATACGGGGGTATGCCAAACTTGTTGACACTCATACCATTACAGTTGGTGAACGGCAAATCACAGCAAACAAAATACTAATTGCAGTAGGTGGTTATCCAACTAGACCAAATACCCCTGGAATTGAACATGCCATTGTATCTGATGACATGTTCCACCTGAAAACCCAACCGCAAAAAATGGTGATCTTGGGTGGTGGTTATATTGGGAGCGAGTTTGCCTGTATTATGAATGGATTGGGCACGGAAGTCACTCAAATTATTCGTGGTGATATGATTTTACGTGGTTTTGACCATGATTTACGAAATGAAATTCAACAGGGTATGAGTAACCATGGTATTAATATTATTAATCATGCTCAAATAATCGCCATAGAAAAACAAGGTGAAACATTCCAAGTTAAATTCCGTCAGGATGGACAACAAGAAGACACGGTAATTGTTGATGCGGTAAGTTTAGCAGCTTTAGGTCGCAAACCAAAAACTGAAAATTTGGGATTGGAAAACACCAAAATCCAATTAGACCAGGGGGCGATCGTGGTAGATGAGTATAGTCGCACAGAAGAGGAGAATATTTATGCTGTAGGTGACTGTACCAACAAAATTAACTTAACCCCGGTAGCGATAAATGAAGGTAGGGCATTTGCTGATACTGTCTTCGGAGGTAAGTCTCGCACCATGAGTTATGAAAATGTGCCCACAGCAATTTTCACCACACCAGAAGCAGCTACAGTGGGACTCACAGAAGAACAAGCGCGGGAGAAATATGGTGACGCAGTGAAAGTTTATCGCAGTCGTTTTCGTCCCATGTACTATACCCTACCAGGGAAAGAAGAAAAAACCTTGATAAAATTAGTGGTGGAGCAAACCAGTGATTTAGTCCTGGGGGCTCACATGGTGGGAAATAATGCAGCAGAAATTATTCAAGGAATTGCAATTGCTATTAAAATGGGAGCAACTAAAGCCAACTTTGATGCTACCGTAGGGATTCATCCAAGTTCAGCTGAAGAATTTGTCACCATGCGATAA
- a CDS encoding peroxiredoxin: MAVIQTVPEVVFKTRVRDELIGGPNPFRWQDRTTEQLFAGKRVVVFSLPGAFTPTCSTSHLPRYEELYDEFKRLGIDEVICVSVNDAFVMYQWGKQQGAQKVFLLPDGNGEFTRKMGMLVDKSNLGFGMRSWRYSMVVNNCQIEKIFIEPGYEDNCPTDPFEVSDADTMLKYLQSVK; the protein is encoded by the coding sequence ATGGCTGTAATTCAAACCGTTCCCGAGGTTGTTTTCAAAACCCGTGTTCGTGACGAGCTGATAGGTGGTCCCAATCCTTTCCGTTGGCAGGATCGGACTACAGAGCAGTTGTTTGCTGGTAAGCGTGTAGTTGTCTTTTCATTACCAGGAGCTTTTACTCCCACTTGTTCTACTTCTCACTTACCACGCTATGAAGAACTGTATGACGAGTTTAAGAGATTGGGCATAGATGAGGTAATTTGTGTATCTGTGAATGATGCTTTTGTTATGTACCAATGGGGTAAACAACAGGGAGCGCAGAAAGTATTTTTGTTACCAGATGGTAATGGAGAATTTACCCGCAAAATGGGTATGTTAGTGGACAAGTCCAACCTGGGTTTTGGAATGAGGTCTTGGCGTTATTCCATGGTAGTGAATAACTGTCAGATAGAAAAAATATTTATTGAACCTGGTTACGAAGATAATTGTCCTACTGATCCCTTTGAAGTTTCCGATGCAGACACCATGCTAAAATACCTGCAAAGCGTAAAATAG
- a CDS encoding Fur family transcriptional regulator — MQEQANAIIKTLKSKGLRVTPQRFAVYANLLSRTDHPTVDQILTDLNKDFPVSSQATIYSSLQALREVGLVREVLLQEGVSRYDANTQPHHHFCCQRCGGIEDIAWDTFECIELKNLRPGLRGKTYQVTVHGTCDNCRE; from the coding sequence ATGCAGGAGCAAGCAAACGCAATTATTAAAACCTTAAAATCTAAGGGATTGAGGGTGACTCCCCAGCGCTTTGCAGTGTATGCAAATTTGTTATCTCGCACCGATCACCCCACAGTGGATCAAATCTTGACGGATCTGAATAAAGACTTTCCGGTTTCATCCCAAGCGACCATATATAGCTCTTTACAAGCTCTAAGGGAAGTGGGACTAGTTAGGGAGGTGCTCCTACAGGAGGGGGTATCTCGCTATGATGCAAATACACAACCCCATCATCATTTTTGCTGTCAGCGTTGTGGAGGAATTGAAGATATAGCTTGGGATACCTTTGAATGTATAGAACTAAAAAATCTCCGTCCTGGTTTGCGGGGAAAGACTTACCAGGTTACGGTTCATGGAACATGCGATAATTGTCGAGAATAG
- the hisG gene encoding ATP phosphoribosyltransferase: MLTVALPKGELLKNSIQLMQSAGLDFSAFLDAGNRQLQIYDASGKAKGLLVRAQDVPVYVEYGQAQLGIVGCDVLKEKKPQVGQLVDLKFGYCRMSVAVKSTSSYKSPLDLPAHGRVASKYVNCAREYFESLDLPVEIVPLYGSVELGPITGMSEAIVDIVSTGKTLRENGLVEIATLYESTARLIVHPLSYRLDLGGIYNLAQSVKSSVNS, translated from the coding sequence ATGCTGACTGTTGCACTACCAAAAGGGGAATTACTTAAAAATAGCATTCAACTAATGCAATCTGCTGGTTTGGATTTTAGTGCCTTCCTAGATGCTGGAAACCGTCAATTGCAAATTTATGATGCTAGTGGAAAAGCTAAAGGACTGTTAGTCAGAGCGCAGGATGTACCTGTATATGTCGAATATGGTCAGGCACAACTGGGTATTGTTGGTTGTGATGTGCTAAAAGAAAAAAAACCACAAGTGGGACAATTAGTTGACTTAAAGTTTGGGTATTGTCGAATGTCCGTGGCGGTAAAGTCTACCAGTTCTTATAAATCACCCCTAGACCTACCTGCTCACGGTCGTGTAGCTTCTAAATATGTCAACTGCGCTCGGGAGTATTTTGAAAGTTTGGACTTACCAGTGGAAATAGTACCTTTATATGGTTCAGTGGAACTAGGACCAATTACGGGGATGTCGGAAGCGATTGTGGATATTGTTTCCACCGGAAAGACTCTCCGGGAAAACGGACTGGTAGAAATTGCCACCTTGTATGAAAGTACTGCTCGATTAATTGTTCATCCCCTGAGCTATCGTTTAGATTTGGGAGGGATATATAATTTGGCGCAAAGTGTCAAATCATCAGTTAATTCCTGA
- the rppA gene encoding two-component system response regulator RppA codes for MKILLVDDEVELTDPLGRILTREGYIVDITYNGKSGSELAQTRTYDLLILDWMLPEKTGLEICQELRHQGKNIPVLFLTAKDTLDNRVQGLDAGGDDYLVKPFELRELLARVRALLRRSSVDSCTTTGKLALGDLELDMENQVAHRQGRIIELSEKESQLLKYFMENPEQLLTHGQIMQHLWKGEKLPESNVIAALIRLLRRKIELGGESMLIHTVYGKGYRFSYHNCTLHPNPKP; via the coding sequence ATGAAAATTTTATTAGTTGATGATGAAGTGGAACTAACGGATCCTCTAGGGCGAATATTGACCCGGGAAGGATATATAGTAGACATAACATATAATGGGAAAAGCGGTAGTGAACTAGCACAAACAAGAACCTATGATCTATTGATTTTAGATTGGATGTTACCGGAAAAAACTGGGTTGGAAATTTGCCAGGAATTGCGTCATCAAGGGAAAAATATTCCCGTTTTATTCCTCACTGCTAAGGACACCCTAGATAACCGAGTTCAGGGTTTAGATGCGGGTGGAGATGATTATCTAGTCAAGCCATTTGAGCTGAGGGAGTTACTGGCCAGGGTTCGTGCCCTCCTGCGTCGTTCCAGTGTTGATAGTTGTACCACAACGGGAAAGTTGGCATTGGGAGATTTAGAACTAGATATGGAAAATCAGGTTGCCCATCGTCAGGGAAGAATAATAGAGCTATCAGAAAAAGAAAGTCAACTCCTAAAATATTTTATGGAAAATCCAGAACAATTACTAACCCATGGTCAAATTATGCAACATCTGTGGAAAGGGGAAAAACTACCGGAAAGTAACGTCATTGCTGCGTTAATTCGTCTGTTACGACGTAAGATTGAGTTAGGTGGAGAGTCTATGTTAATTCACACCGTCTATGGCAAAGGATATCGTTTTAGTTACCATAACTGCACGTTACATCCCAACCCAAAACCATAG
- the psaM gene encoding photosystem I reaction center subunit XII, translating to MSISDTQVYIALAVALIPGILAWRLATELYK from the coding sequence ATGTCTATCTCAGATACTCAAGTTTACATTGCCTTGGCCGTAGCTTTAATTCCAGGTATTTTGGCTTGGCGTTTAGCTACTGAACTTTACAAGTAA
- a CDS encoding FGGY family carbohydrate kinase: MTLYLGIDFGTSGARGIVIDEDSTIRGEIRRLCHPHGGDGSDCWRATLWELLGAISQDSRRQIRGIAINGTSSTVLLRDAIGEPVCPPLLYNDGRGSVFIKRLAEVAPPNHTVLSATSTLAKLLWMQQLPTFSQV; encoded by the coding sequence ATGACATTATATTTAGGTATTGATTTTGGTACTTCCGGTGCCCGGGGCATAGTAATTGATGAAGATTCCACGATTAGGGGAGAAATTCGTCGTCTTTGCCATCCCCATGGGGGTGATGGAAGTGATTGCTGGCGAGCGACTTTATGGGAGCTTTTAGGGGCAATTTCCCAGGACTCCCGTCGACAAATCAGGGGAATTGCCATTAATGGCACTTCTTCTACTGTTTTACTAAGGGATGCTATTGGTGAACCGGTGTGCCCACCCCTATTATACAACGATGGAAGGGGGTCAGTTTTTATTAAGCGTTTGGCAGAGGTGGCTCCCCCCAACCATACTGTTCTCAGTGCTACCTCTACCCTAGCTAAATTATTATGGATGCAGCAGTTACCTACTTTTTCTCAAGTATGA